One window from the genome of Pedobacter schmidteae encodes:
- the ilvB gene encoding biosynthetic-type acetolactate synthase large subunit translates to METAQEEANTLTEPKKTVNISGSVALLEGLIAEGTDTIFGYPGGAIMPIYDALYDYKDKLKHILVRHEQGGTHAGQGYARTSGKVGVVFGTSGPGATNLVTGLADAQIDSTPMVCITGQVFAHLLGTDAFQETDVINITTPVTKWNYQITDANEIPSVLAKAFYIARSGRPGPVLIDITKNAQLQMFDYEGYTPCDHVRSYRPKPLIRKEYIQQAAELINSAKKPFILFGQGVSLGNAEQEFKAFVEKTGIPAAWTILGAGAIPTDHPLNVGMLGMHGNYGPNVQTNACDVMIAIGMRFDDRVTGRLDKYAKQAKVIHLDIDPAEIDKNVKADVPVWGDCKETLPMLTALVEEKQHTEWLAEFRSFDKMEQETVIQKELNPGTGEITMGEVLNQLNELTKGDAVIVTDVGQHQMIACRYAKFNHTRSNITSGGLGTMGFGLPAAIGAKFGAPERTVVAVIGDGGFQMTLQELGTIMQSGIDVKILILNNRFLGMVRQWQQLFHEKRYSFVDITSPDFVKLADSYYIAGKKVSEREDLVAALEEMLNHKGSYLLEVMVAQEHNVFPMVPQGCSVSEIRLK, encoded by the coding sequence ATGGAAACAGCACAAGAGGAAGCAAACACCTTGACCGAACCAAAGAAAACCGTAAACATTTCGGGTTCAGTAGCTTTACTTGAAGGATTAATTGCCGAAGGTACCGATACCATTTTTGGTTATCCGGGTGGTGCAATCATGCCAATTTACGATGCATTATACGATTATAAAGATAAATTAAAACATATTCTGGTACGCCACGAACAGGGCGGTACGCACGCCGGCCAGGGTTATGCCCGTACTTCCGGAAAAGTTGGTGTGGTATTCGGCACCAGCGGCCCGGGTGCAACCAACCTGGTTACCGGTTTGGCCGATGCGCAGATAGACAGTACCCCTATGGTATGTATTACCGGACAGGTTTTTGCACACCTGTTGGGTACGGATGCTTTCCAGGAAACAGACGTGATCAACATTACAACTCCTGTAACTAAATGGAATTACCAGATTACGGATGCCAACGAGATACCTAGCGTATTGGCAAAGGCATTTTACATTGCACGCAGTGGACGTCCAGGTCCGGTATTAATCGATATCACCAAAAATGCGCAGCTGCAAATGTTCGATTATGAAGGCTATACTCCATGCGACCATGTACGCAGCTATCGCCCGAAACCATTGATCAGAAAGGAATATATTCAACAAGCGGCCGAATTGATCAACTCCGCTAAAAAACCTTTCATCTTGTTTGGTCAGGGTGTTTCATTAGGAAATGCCGAGCAGGAATTTAAAGCTTTTGTAGAAAAAACAGGTATCCCTGCTGCGTGGACCATCCTAGGTGCAGGTGCTATCCCAACAGACCATCCTTTAAATGTTGGAATGCTGGGTATGCATGGCAATTACGGGCCGAATGTACAAACCAATGCCTGCGATGTAATGATTGCTATAGGTATGCGTTTTGACGACCGGGTAACCGGTCGTTTGGATAAATATGCCAAACAAGCTAAAGTAATCCACCTGGATATCGATCCGGCGGAAATTGATAAAAACGTTAAAGCAGATGTTCCTGTTTGGGGAGATTGTAAAGAAACCTTACCGATGTTGACCGCATTGGTGGAAGAAAAACAACATACAGAATGGTTAGCCGAATTCCGGTCATTTGATAAAATGGAGCAGGAAACAGTCATTCAAAAGGAATTAAATCCTGGCACAGGTGAAATAACCATGGGCGAAGTATTGAACCAGCTGAACGAACTGACCAAAGGTGATGCGGTAATTGTAACCGACGTTGGTCAGCACCAGATGATTGCCTGCCGTTATGCCAAGTTTAACCACACCAGAAGTAACATTACCAGTGGCGGTTTGGGAACTATGGGATTTGGCTTGCCTGCTGCTATAGGCGCCAAATTTGGTGCGCCTGAGCGTACTGTTGTAGCCGTAATTGGTGACGGTGGTTTCCAGATGACCTTACAGGAATTGGGTACCATTATGCAGAGCGGTATTGATGTTAAAATTCTGATCCTGAACAACAGGTTCCTTGGAATGGTTCGTCAATGGCAGCAGTTGTTCCACGAAAAACGTTATTCTTTTGTTGACATCACCAGTCCTGATTTTGTAAAACTGGCCGACTCTTACTACATCGCCGGTAAAAAAGTATCTGAGCGCGAAGACCTCGTTGCAGCCCTGGAAGAAATGTTGAATCATAAAGGTTCTTATCTTTTGGAAGTGATGGTGGCGCAGGAACATAACGTGTTCCCTATGGTTCCGCAAGGTTGCAGTGTTAGTGAAATCAGACTTAAATAA
- a CDS encoding DinB family protein — translation MEYLLNITRKTRENFIRLIESSTIEELNEIPAGFNNNIIWNFGHIVASQQGLCYRLANVDTVIDKQYILPYTKGSRPDKFVKAEEVDTIKGFMRSNIDQLEEDLKNNKFVNYHAFTTDYGVEVKSNAEAVQFFVVHDALHFGIASAIKKVINNNK, via the coding sequence ATGGAATACCTATTAAATATCACCAGGAAAACACGCGAAAACTTCATCAGGTTGATCGAAAGTTCGACTATTGAGGAGCTGAACGAAATTCCGGCGGGTTTTAACAACAATATCATCTGGAATTTCGGACACATTGTGGCCAGTCAGCAAGGCTTATGTTACCGGCTTGCTAATGTGGATACGGTGATTGACAAACAGTACATTTTGCCTTATACCAAAGGAAGCAGACCTGACAAATTTGTCAAAGCTGAAGAAGTAGATACGATAAAAGGATTTATGCGCAGCAACATCGATCAGCTGGAGGAAGACCTGAAGAACAACAAATTTGTAAACTATCATGCTTTTACTACCGATTACGGTGTAGAAGTAAAAAGCAATGCCGAAGCTGTTCAATTCTTTGTGGTACACGATGCCTTGCATTTCGGAATTGCCTCAGCTATCAAAAAAGTGATCAACAACAATAAATAA
- the ilvN gene encoding acetolactate synthase small subunit → MSNTQDTETIGKQEFTITAYTENQIGILNRIAIIFSRRKINIESLNTSPSEIEHIHRFNIVIHETEEVVRKLCRQIEKQIEVLKVYYNTNDDIIWQELALYKVPTDIVAERAPVERLLREFGARAVVIRKDYTVFEATGHREETDKLIEVLQPYGLIEFVRSARVAIIKDSEGFNAKLREFERKDPGQDVIENEFLDKEKNVFSM, encoded by the coding sequence ATGAGTAATACCCAGGATACAGAAACAATCGGAAAACAGGAATTTACGATTACCGCATACACCGAAAATCAAATCGGCATATTGAATCGTATTGCCATTATATTTTCCAGAAGAAAAATAAATATCGAAAGCTTAAACACCTCCCCTTCTGAAATTGAACATATTCACCGGTTCAATATCGTTATCCACGAAACAGAAGAAGTGGTACGCAAGCTTTGTCGCCAGATTGAAAAACAGATTGAGGTGCTGAAGGTATATTACAATACCAACGACGACATCATCTGGCAGGAACTGGCGCTATATAAAGTACCAACGGATATCGTTGCCGAACGTGCTCCGGTAGAACGTTTGTTACGCGAATTTGGCGCCCGTGCGGTAGTGATCCGTAAAGATTATACCGTGTTTGAAGCAACAGGACACCGTGAAGAAACTGACAAACTGATTGAAGTACTACAGCCTTATGGACTGATTGAATTTGTAAGAAGCGCAAGAGTTGCAATCATCAAAGACAGTGAAGGATTCAATGCTAAACTGAGAGAATTTGAACGCAAAGATCCCGGACAGGATGTCATTGAAAACGAATTCCTGGACAAAGAAAAGAATGTATTTAGCATGTAG